In Rhinoderma darwinii isolate aRhiDar2 unplaced genomic scaffold, aRhiDar2.hap1 Scaffold_4188, whole genome shotgun sequence, the following are encoded in one genomic region:
- the AGR3 gene encoding anterior gradient protein 3, which translates to MYLSALAVSLVLITFSSNLAMAVKKEIRSPQTLSRGWGDEINWVQTYEEGLYNAKKSNKPLMVIHHLEDCQYCQALKTAFSESAEIQELANDNFIMLNLMHETTDKNLAPDGKYVPRIMFIDPSLTVRADITGRYSNRLYTYEPQDVPVLIENMKKALHLVQTEL; encoded by the exons ATGTATCTCTCAGCGCTGGCCGTGTCACTCGTCCTTATTACGTTCTCCTCCAACTTAGCCATGGCGGTGAAGAAGGAAATCCGCTCCCCACAGACGCTCTCGAGAG GTTGGGGAGATGAGATCAACTGGGTCCAGACCTATGAAGAAGGATTGTACAATGCGAAGAAGAG TAACAAACCTCTTATGGTGATTCATCATCTGGAAGATTGTCAGTACTGTCAAG CACTGAAGACAGCGTTTTCTGAAAGTGCGGAAATCCAAGAACTGGCAAATGACAATTTCATCATGCTGAACCTCATG CACGAGACGACGGATAAAAACTTGGCGCCAGATGGAAAATATGTGCCCAGGATCATGTTTATTG ATCCCTCCCTTACAGTCAGAGCCGACATCACTGGACGGTATTCCAATCGACTTTATACTTATGAACCACAAGATGTACCAGTAT TGATAGAAAACATGAAGAAAGCGTTACACCTTGTTCAGACCGAGCTGTGA